The following are encoded together in the Flavihumibacter fluvii genome:
- the trxA gene encoding thioredoxin, whose protein sequence is MALEFTDANFQNEVLASDQLSVIDFWAEWCGPCRAIGPVIEELSKEYNGKVKIGKVNVDNNPQLSINYGITSIPAILFVKNGQVVDKLVGAQPKANFVKKIEAHI, encoded by the coding sequence ATGGCTTTAGAATTTACCGATGCCAACTTCCAGAATGAAGTACTGGCTTCAGATCAGTTAAGTGTCATTGATTTCTGGGCGGAGTGGTGCGGACCTTGTCGTGCTATCGGACCAGTTATTGAAGAGCTGTCAAAAGAATATAACGGGAAAGTAAAGATCGGCAAAGTAAATGTCGATAATAACCCACAACTATCTATAAACTATGGCATTACATCAATTCCGGCTATTCTTTTTGTAAAAAATGGCCAGGTTGTTGATAAATTGGTGGGTGCACAGCCGAAAGCCAATTTTGTAAAGAAAATTGAAGCACATATTTAA
- a CDS encoding NupC/NupG family nucleoside CNT transporter has product MGRFQGIIGIILILGLAYLFSNNKRKINYRVVCSGIILQLVIAVLIMKVPAVTSFFQFLGKGMEKIEVFARKGAAFVYGGIAVSQPGGSVSNYVNSGFVFAFNVTATIILVCALVAILYHFGIMQRIVAVIARAMNYVMRVSGAEALSNVASAFVGQVEAQVMIRPYLQTMTMSELLASMSGSLACIAGGILVVYANMGAQAGFDLAPKLIMASLMAAPGALVISKIVFPETEESQTMGTVKLEVKSHYTNVVDAISHGAGDGFKIAMNVIAMLIGFIAVIACFDWILIKIGHLFNPSFELSLNYIFGKVFYPFAWAMGVPFQDVDNVATLLGQKLTINEFVAFQNLTNHSVPVVSEKGLLIVSVAICGFANFSSVGMQIGGIGEIAPGRRADLARLGLKALFCGTLASYLSATIAGILM; this is encoded by the coding sequence ATGGGGCGGTTCCAGGGAATTATAGGCATTATCCTGATTTTGGGCTTGGCTTACCTTTTTTCGAACAATAAAAGGAAGATCAATTACAGGGTAGTGTGTAGTGGTATCATTTTGCAACTTGTGATTGCCGTATTGATCATGAAAGTGCCTGCTGTGACCAGTTTTTTTCAGTTTTTGGGAAAGGGTATGGAAAAAATTGAGGTTTTCGCCAGAAAAGGTGCTGCATTCGTATATGGAGGTATTGCGGTTTCCCAGCCAGGTGGCTCAGTAAGTAATTATGTAAATTCTGGTTTTGTCTTTGCTTTTAATGTAACTGCCACCATTATCCTGGTTTGCGCTCTTGTTGCTATTTTATACCATTTTGGCATCATGCAAAGAATCGTGGCTGTAATAGCCCGGGCAATGAACTATGTGATGCGGGTCAGCGGAGCCGAAGCATTAAGTAATGTGGCCAGCGCTTTTGTTGGCCAGGTTGAAGCCCAGGTAATGATCAGGCCTTATCTCCAGACCATGACCATGAGTGAATTGCTGGCCAGTATGAGTGGAAGCCTTGCCTGTATTGCCGGTGGTATCCTGGTAGTATATGCCAATATGGGGGCCCAGGCCGGATTCGACCTCGCGCCTAAATTGATTATGGCCAGCCTGATGGCCGCCCCGGGCGCCCTGGTAATTTCAAAAATTGTTTTTCCGGAAACTGAAGAAAGCCAGACTATGGGTACGGTAAAACTTGAAGTGAAAAGTCATTATACCAATGTAGTTGATGCCATTTCACATGGTGCGGGTGATGGATTTAAAATTGCTATGAACGTGATCGCGATGCTGATCGGCTTCATCGCCGTGATCGCTTGCTTCGACTGGATCCTAATAAAAATCGGGCATCTTTTCAATCCCTCATTTGAACTTAGCCTGAACTATATTTTCGGAAAGGTATTTTACCCTTTTGCGTGGGCGATGGGTGTGCCATTTCAGGATGTTGACAATGTAGCCACCTTACTCGGTCAAAAACTCACGATTAATGAATTCGTGGCTTTTCAAAACCTTACCAATCATTCAGTTCCCGTCGTTTCAGAGAAAGGATTGCTGATCGTTAGTGTGGCCATCTGTGGTTTTGCAAATTTCAGTTCTGTTGGAATGCAAATTGGCGGAATTGGAGAGATCGCACCCGGACGAAGGGCGGACCTGGCAAGGCTCGGCCTGAAAGCCTTATTTTGCGGAACCCTGGCCTCTTACCTGAGCGCAACTATTGCAGGTATTTTAATGTAG
- a CDS encoding carboxypeptidase-like regulatory domain-containing protein, producing the protein MRHPISCPSWVYFLLVVIISSCHKTDIGPGTVETPTKENANLVSIGLNGRVIDELQNPVNGAIVRSGNQLAQTDINGNFSFSNLMVNPAATLIEVSKSGFFKSYKTIQVQPESDQFVDISLKPQADGHTFNAAAGTNFELTDGAILNFQSETIADKISSQQYSGIVRLSAYSYNSGDGRFFSLLPGVKGYNLSKRDVVLQPISMLVTELTGASGQSLQLSAGKTASLKFPIADIDLGSAPATISMWHYDINNGIWMEEGKAVKNGNYYEATVGHFSIWACGTAEPLISLQANITDKNDNGLPYSRLQLFSENGQRIVSTINRTDGNGYITMPAPAGQALEFRIINDCGEVLVSRKINSGSNPGLWLGKVNAAVAGVNSTTITGQVENCKSNSVYNGHVSLELEGRIYRARISEGKFSVSVNRCSSAGANANLIAVDDAGNQESGLMKFAIQSGTNNLGIISTCDPRTSQFISYNINGTNYLLQAPADSLVQAVSTLPNKTTILCYRGTDRSKAAFTFTFSGIPKPGQYPVSALSISQDKLAFTPNGNIAVEVTNYGEPGGFITGKCMGKVKSSLSNQSLPFSFSFKVLRNF; encoded by the coding sequence ATGAGACATCCAATATCCTGCCCAAGTTGGGTTTACTTCCTGCTTGTGGTCATCATCAGTTCATGCCATAAGACCGATATAGGTCCGGGTACCGTAGAAACTCCCACCAAGGAGAACGCCAATCTGGTCAGCATCGGATTAAACGGAAGGGTTATTGATGAGTTACAAAATCCGGTTAATGGTGCCATTGTAAGGTCTGGTAACCAGTTAGCCCAAACAGATATAAACGGTAATTTCAGTTTTTCCAACCTGATGGTGAATCCGGCAGCCACCTTAATTGAGGTAAGTAAATCCGGGTTTTTCAAGTCCTATAAAACCATCCAGGTTCAACCAGAGTCAGACCAGTTTGTTGATATAAGTTTAAAGCCCCAGGCCGATGGCCATACTTTCAATGCTGCTGCAGGTACAAATTTCGAACTAACCGATGGAGCCATATTAAATTTTCAGTCTGAAACAATAGCCGATAAAATCAGTTCGCAGCAATATTCCGGAATTGTCCGTCTTTCAGCATATTCATACAACAGCGGTGATGGCCGTTTTTTCAGTTTATTACCTGGCGTTAAAGGATATAACCTGAGTAAAAGGGATGTAGTACTCCAGCCAATTTCTATGCTGGTCACGGAGCTCACTGGTGCATCAGGACAAAGCTTACAACTCAGCGCAGGGAAGACCGCCAGCCTTAAATTCCCTATTGCTGATATAGACCTGGGCAGTGCGCCTGCAACAATTTCAATGTGGCATTATGATATAAATAATGGTATTTGGATGGAAGAAGGAAAGGCTGTCAAAAACGGGAATTATTATGAGGCAACAGTTGGTCATTTTTCGATATGGGCATGCGGAACTGCTGAGCCACTGATCTCACTGCAGGCAAATATTACAGATAAAAATGATAATGGCTTGCCGTATTCCAGGCTGCAATTATTTTCAGAAAATGGGCAAAGGATAGTTTCTACGATAAACAGGACCGATGGCAATGGCTATATAACCATGCCGGCCCCTGCGGGTCAGGCGCTGGAATTCAGGATCATCAATGATTGTGGGGAAGTTTTAGTCTCCCGGAAAATCAATTCCGGCAGTAATCCAGGATTATGGCTGGGAAAAGTAAATGCAGCTGTGGCAGGTGTTAATTCCACCACCATAACAGGCCAGGTTGAAAATTGTAAAAGTAATTCAGTGTATAATGGCCATGTAAGCCTCGAACTTGAAGGCAGGATCTACAGGGCAAGAATAAGCGAAGGCAAGTTTTCAGTGAGCGTTAACCGCTGCTCATCTGCAGGCGCAAATGCAAACCTGATCGCAGTAGATGATGCAGGAAACCAGGAAAGTGGCTTAATGAAATTTGCCATTCAATCCGGAACAAATAACCTGGGCATCATCAGTACTTGTGATCCCCGGACAAGCCAGTTTATCAGTTATAATATCAATGGTACCAACTATTTATTACAAGCTCCGGCAGATTCATTAGTGCAGGCTGTGTCTACCCTGCCAAACAAAACAACCATACTATGTTACAGGGGAACAGACAGATCAAAAGCAGCCTTCACATTTACATTCAGCGGGATTCCAAAACCTGGTCAATATCCTGTAAGTGCATTAAGCATTAGCCAGGATAAACTCGCATTTACACCCAATGGAAATATAGCCGTTGAAGTAACGAATTATGGTGAGCCAGGGGGCTTTATTACGGGAAAGTGCATGGGTAAGGTGAAATCATCTTTGTCAAACCAGTCACTTCCCTTTTCCTTCAGTTTTAAAGTACTTCGTAACTTTTAG